From Amphiprion ocellaris isolate individual 3 ecotype Okinawa chromosome 2, ASM2253959v1, whole genome shotgun sequence, a single genomic window includes:
- the LOC111574894 gene encoding uncharacterized protein LOC111574894: protein MERNTRKLESQLCKAVNDGEPRFVQLLLSEGAKPDLVGSKGVAAIHLAVGKETEKNTRCLKMLLQHGADPNIRSSEGLTPLHVAALWGCYQNLKLLLINGGNPNMKDNEGNTPGQLAEQQENQKCAHLLREYQTSSVDTEEEQEDLPQFQYSLYSDQTDTSSYPESDYSFSSHSSMISDFGEAPLSSTRRSSFFNLSTINGRPDCRGISYNRLSGPSILSSTRMSAVGPAVGMSILKEDDLCTDDGFLTSKANGLAATTGDIISPSRRDTPPAFTSKRASRKSVSFRDVDEYFPVFSPESPKQRPTVDGSQCTSTLSFDMSEYSDFLDSERMATVLHRQGIDVTSPDHVYVFCRESSESTNEDLEKTVLSHCALEESDDEQEEENVKKAQLNTPEEQAHSHVGSSSSGTSSSHYSSCESDHYTSALDFSTHPRHLLLPAVEEVSAGTESDKGTQIFTVSDSEFTRQEVNPPAVETEPKPDLKHETIEPLPAMVDKLTLSEIKHPNDEEAFSGPMDISSKGGIAKAVTDTRSYANEALEQNSDLSFTPSPFVTGRTRSRLSRCSMRTSRTPESLFITSSLFEETLPTPVRARRQTPRSQSSEDFYNSPHAPYYPPSYSGSSTGGDSLPADCQDTQSSTLRASPSVSSSQADTLILSKSLTDSAVESETLCDTVLVEKKQDNSVDAYDRNFAEIILAMQEQKRDVAEGGDFLTDDVTSADETNKKGNVNDAPDKVELLKNHDVWITEDCSSQPDCASSSSSSSYFSPRRSREDSDLPCTPGTGCTPRYSMSRLSSCNRPQRLANLSYTPGGRPLIQDLDEPVEYLYTDTEQGHKLIETHVPPTADTSLSSNMSTTSSEETILYDWRSLQTGMKGNKGKENQKPQIVVQKEESGDAEDRLLPETSGITDKDLRLRLVELGESPGPISRHTRPTYLRRLRHLLQESSYKSQDDQKQTDQPQTDFEYSPELRRVLQTFELPGCQDDEQALCQQFDQPDQNRKWREGVIKSSFNYLLLDPRVTQNLPFRSHTMTSQECFQTFIRAIFYVGKGKRSRPYSHLYEALEYYTGEKTCKRLCPKVQHILQVWKAEKGVISLHCFQNVIPVEAYTREACMVEAIGLKMLTNQKRGDFYGLVSNWQVKRKRELGIHLLYRAMQIFLAEGERQLRPADIRQ from the exons ATTTGTTCAGCTGCTTCTTTCTGAAGGTGCAAAACCTGACCTGGTGGGTAGTAAAGGGGTGGCTGCGATACACTTGGCGGTTGGCAAAGAAACTGAGAAGAACACACGCTGCTTGAAAATGTTGCTGCAACATGGAGCAGACCCCAATATCAG GTCATCAGAGGGCCTGACTCCTCTTCATGTTGCTGCACTGTGGGGATGTTATCAAAATCTCAAGCTGCTCTTAATAAATGGAGGGAACCCAAACATGAAGGATAAT GAGGGAAACACACCAGGGCAGCTTGCAGAGCAACAGGAAAATCAAAAATGTGCTCATCTTCTTCGGGAATACCAGACCAGCTCGGTGGAcacagaggaggagcaggaggacttACCTCAGTTTCAGTACT ctTTATATTCAGACCAGACAGACACGTCCAGCTATCCTGAATCAGACTACAGCTTCAGTTCCCACTCGTCGATGATAAGTGACTTTGGTGAAGCCCCATTGAGCAGCACAAGGCGCTCATCATTTTTCAACCTGTCTACCATTAATGGGAGACCAGATTGCAGAGGAATATCATATAACAGACTTTCTGGTCCCTCCATATTATCAAGCACTCGGATGTCTGCAGTAGGTCCTGCAGTTGGAATGTCGATTCTTAAAGAGGATGATTTATGTACAGATGATGGCTTCCTTACATCAAAAGCAAATGGACTTGCTGCCACAACTGGTGATATAATCTCTCCTTCCAGAAGAGACACTCCTCCAGCATTTACCTCCAAGCGAGCAAGTCGGAAGAGTGTGAGCTTCAGAGATGTAGATGAATATTTCCCAGTTTTCAGTCCTGAATCTCCTAAACAGCGTCCTACTGTGGATGGCAGCCAGTGCACCAGCACCTTGTCTTTTGACATGTCTGAGTACTCAGATTTCCTGGATTCAGAACGCATGGCCACTGTTTTACATCGGCAGGGTATTGATGTCACATCACCGGACCACGTTTATGTCTTCTGCAGAGAAAGCAGTGAGAGCACAAACGAGGATTTGGAGAAAACAGTCCTAAGTCACTGTGCTTTGGAAGAGAGTGATGATgaacaagaggaagaaaatgtgaaaaaggcTCAGTTGAACACACCTGAAGAGCAAGCACATTCTCATGTTGGCAGCAGTAGCAGTGGGACTAGTAGCAGTCATTATAGTAGCTGTGAAAGTGACCATTACACCAGCGCTCTGGATTTTTCCACACACCCCAGACATCTGTTACTCCCAGCAGTAGAAGAAGTTTCTGCTGGGACTGAATCTGATAAAGGGActcagatttttacagtttcagatTCTGAATTCACAAGGCAAGAAGTGAATCCTCCAGCTGTTGAAACAGAACCCaaaccagatttaaaacatgaaacaataGAGCCTTTACCAGCTATGGTTGACAAACTGACCTTATCTGAAATAAAACACCCAAACGATGAAGAAGCTTTTAGTGGTCCTATGGACATTTCAAGTAAAGGAGGCATCGCCAAGGCAGTGACAGACACCAGATCTTATGCAAATGAAGCATTAGAACAAAACTCTGATCTTTCATTCACTCCAAGCCCTTTTGTGACAGGGAGGACACGCTCAAGATTAAGTCGCTGCTCAATGAGAACAAGCAGAACCCCTGAAAGCCTCTTCATCACATCTTCTCTGTTTGAAGAGACCCTGCCCACACCAGTTCGAGCACGCCGCCAAACACCCAGGTCTCAGAGTAGCGAAGACTTTTACAACTCACCACACGCACCTTACTATCCACCATCCTATTCAGGGAGTAGCACAGGAGGAGACTCCCTGCCTGCTGATTGCCAGGATACACAGTCCAGCACTCTTAGAGCCAGCCCAAGTGTTAGCAGTAGCCAAGCTGACACACTCATCCTCTCGAAGAGTTTAACAGACTCTGCTGTTGAATCAGAGACTTTGTGTGACACTGTTTTAGTagagaaaaaacaagataattcaGTTGATGCTTATGACAGAAACTTTGCAGAGATAATTCTTGCAATGCAAGAACAGAAAAGGGATGTTGCTGAAGGTGGGGACTTTCTGACTGACGATGTGACGAGTGCAgatgagacaaataaaaaaggaaatgtgaATGATGCCCCTGATAAGgtagaacttttaaaaaatcatgatgTCTGGATCACTGAGGACTGCAGCTCTCAGCCAGACTGTGCATCATCTTCATCAAGCTCCAGCTATTTTTCCCCAAGGAGGTCCAGGGAAGACTCTGACCTTCCTTGCACCCCGGGCACTGGATGCACCCCAAGGTACAGCATGAGCAGGCTGTCAAGCTGCAACAGGCCACAGCGCCTCGCTAACCTGTCTTACACCCCAGGAGGGCGTCCACTCATTCAGGACCTGGACGAACCGGTGGAGTACCTCTACACTGACACAGAACAGGGACACAAACTGATTGAGACTCATGTCCCGCCTACAGCAGACACTTCACTCAGCTCCAACATGAGTACTACAAGCAGTGAGGAGACCATCCTCTATGATTGGCGTTCCTTGCAGACTGGTATGAAGGGGAACAAAGGAAAAGAGAACCAGAAACCCCAGATTGTGGTACAGAAAGAGGAAAGTGGTGACGCTGAGGACAGATTGTTGCCAGAAACCAGTGGGATTACTGACAAGGACCTGAGATTGAGGTTAGTGGAGCTGGGAGAGAGTCCAGGTCCTATCAGCAGGCACACCAGGCCCACCTACCTTCGGAGGCTGCGTCACCTGTTACAGGAATCAAGCTACAAATCACAGGATGACCAGAAACAGACAGACCAGCCACAAACAG ATTTCGAATATAGTCCAGAATTACGACGGGTGCTGCAAACGTTCGAGCTGCCTGGTTGCCAGGATGACGAGCAGGCTTTGTGTCAGCAGTTTGACCAACCAGATCAGAACAGGAAGTGGAGGGAAGGCGTCATCAAATCCAGCTTCAACTACCTGCTGCTGGACCCAAG agTGACACAAAACCTCCCGTTCCGGAGTCACACCATGACTTCACAGGAATGTTTCCAGACTTTTATTCGTGCTATATTTTATGTTGGCAAAGGAAAACGCTCTCGCCCCTACAGTCACCTGTATGAGGCTTTAGAGTACTATACAGGAGAAAAAACGTGCAAG AGACTGTGTCCCAAAGTGCAGCACATCCTTCAGGTGTGGAAAGCAGAGAAGGGCGTCATCTCTCTGCATTGTTTCCAGAATGTTATTCCAGTGGAAGCTTACACAAGAGAGGCCTGCATGGTGGAGGCCATCG GGCTGAAGATGCTCACCAATCAGAAGCGAGGGGATTTCTATGGGCTCGTGTCCAACTGGCAGGTGAAGAGGAAACGGGAGCTTGGCATCCACCTGCTGTACCGGGCCATGCAGATCTTCCTGGCTGAGGGTGAAAGACAGCTCAGACCAGCAGACATCAGACAGTAG
- the LOC129347752 gene encoding ankyrin repeat and LEM domain-containing protein 1-like: MKGNKGKENQKPQIVVQKEESGDAEDRLLPETSGITDKELRLRLVELGESPGPISRHTRPTYLRRLRHLLQESSYKSQDDQKQTDQPQTDFEYSPELRRVLQTFELPGCQDDEQALCQQFDQPDQNRKWREGVIKSSFNYLLLDPRLTENLPFRSHTMTSQECFQTFIRAIFYVGKGKRSHPYSHLYEALEYYKGEKTCKRLCPKVQHILQVWKAEKGVISLHCFQNVIPVEAYTREACMVEAIGEYKEGETHQMISVLYQRCESTGQLMFKYPVPLFCIYVNSVNGGISFVVLCAMLIGVPLVDRGSL, from the exons ATGAAGGGGAACAAAGGAAAAGAGAACCAGAAACCCCAGATTGTGGTACAGAAAGAGGAAAGTGGTGACGCTGAGGACAGATTGTTGCCAGAAACCAGTGGGATTACTGACAAGGAGCTGAGATTGAGGTTAGTGGAGCTGGGAGAGAGTCCAGGTCCTATCAGCAGGCACACCAGGCCCACCTACCTTCGGAGGCTGCGTCATCTGTTACAGGAATCAAGCTACAAATCACAGGATGACCAGAAACAGACAGACCAGCCACAAACAG ATTTCGAATATAGTCCAGAATTACGACGGGTGCTGCAAACGTTCGAGCTGCCTGGTTGCCAGGATGACGAGCAGGCTTTGTGTCAGCAGTTTGACCAACCAGATCAGAACAGGAAGTGGAGGGAAGGCGTCATCAAATCCAGCTTCAACTACCTGCTGCTGGACCCAAGGT TGACAGAAAACCTCCCGTTCCGGAGTCACACCATGACTTCACAGGAATGTTTCCAGACTTTTATTCGTGCTATATTTTATGTTGGCAAAGGAAAACGCTCTCACCCCTACAGTCACCTGTATGAGGCTTTAGAGTACTATAAAGGAGAAAAAACGTGCAAG AGACTGTGTCCCAAAGTGCAGCACATCCTTCAGGTGTGGAAAGCAGAGAAGGGCGTCATCTCTCTGCATTGTTTCCAGAATGTTATTCCAGTGGAAGCTTACACAAGAGAGGCCTGCATGGTGGAGGCCATCGGTGAGTACAAGGAAGGTGAAACTCATCAGATGATATCAGTGTTGTATCAGCGATGTGAATCCACAGGACAACTCATGTTTAAATATCCAGTCCcccttttttgcatttatgtaaATAGTGTAAATGGTGGGATTTCATTTGTCGTTCTCTGTGCCATGTTGATTGGTGTCCCTCTAGTGGACAGAGGAAGTCTTTAA